The Thermosipho affectus genome window below encodes:
- a CDS encoding methylglyoxal synthase, whose product MLKVALIAHDKKKLDLAMFVKEWKEVFEKCELFATRTTGKIIEEKIGLKVNKLKSGPYGGDLQIGALIVNGEIDFVVFLRDPLTAQPHEPDVSALLRVCDVHNIPLATNLSTAEGLVLEIKRKLEGG is encoded by the coding sequence ATGTTGAAAGTTGCTTTAATTGCACATGATAAGAAAAAATTGGATTTGGCAATGTTTGTAAAGGAATGGAAAGAAGTATTTGAAAAATGTGAATTGTTTGCGACTAGAACAACAGGAAAGATAATAGAGGAAAAAATAGGACTTAAGGTAAACAAGTTAAAATCGGGACCATATGGTGGAGATTTACAGATAGGAGCTTTAATTGTCAATGGTGAAATTGATTTTGTTGTATTCTTACGTGATCCATTAACTGCACAGCCTCACGAACCAGATGTTTCGGCGCTTTTAAGGGTATGTGACGTACATAATATACCACTTGCTACTAATTTGTCTACTGCTGAAGGGTTAGTACTTGAAATAAAGAGAAAACTAGAAGGAGGATAA